The following proteins come from a genomic window of bacterium:
- a CDS encoding nitrilase-related carbon-nitrogen hydrolase, whose amino-acid sequence MTPHRPVAIIPLVMKSNGVDTGRRARIHRWLWLAVAAAFWFFAEGRYVVGAAAWLAPVFMLRWLRRERVAVGLPLAVLAAGAANFFAWRGIADVMMPVHWYAALAAAAAFVYLAPYLADRALAPRLPGFASTLVFPAAIVTLEYALSLVSPFRTWNAVAYTQVDNLPLIQIASVTGLYGVSFVVAWFGAVVNWVWENGFDWNRVKRGVITYAVIVAGVMLFGGVRLAVTRADETVRVAGITARPFFLSEHPELWEPLLAGHPFDDDETAAFRTENAAINDDLFARSRREARAGAKIVIWGEAGAQLLASEEKALLARGRELARDERIYLGMALATLEPGTDKPVTNKLVLIDPDGAVVWDYVKSIPVPGPEAAISRHGDGRLPTLDTAYGRLAGAICYDMDFPAMVRQAGRAGADIMLVPAHDWRELGDLHADLAVFRAVENGFSLFRPDNDGVSVAADYLGRTVARTDYFAGEDPVIVAHLPTRGVWTPYPHIADVFAWLVAALFAVLVVQAFRRKREIPEK is encoded by the coding sequence TTGACGCCGCACCGCCCGGTTGCTATAATCCCGCTCGTTATGAAGAGTAACGGCGTCGATACCGGCCGCCGCGCGCGGATTCACCGTTGGCTCTGGCTCGCGGTCGCCGCGGCGTTTTGGTTCTTCGCGGAGGGCCGCTACGTCGTCGGCGCCGCGGCTTGGCTCGCGCCGGTCTTTATGCTGCGGTGGCTACGCCGCGAACGCGTCGCCGTCGGCCTCCCCCTCGCCGTACTGGCGGCGGGCGCGGCCAATTTCTTCGCCTGGCGCGGCATAGCCGACGTAATGATGCCGGTTCACTGGTACGCCGCGCTCGCGGCCGCCGCCGCCTTCGTTTACCTGGCACCATATTTAGCCGACCGCGCCCTGGCCCCCCGGCTCCCGGGATTCGCTTCGACGCTGGTGTTTCCGGCGGCAATAGTAACGCTGGAATACGCGCTTTCGCTCGTCAGCCCGTTCCGCACCTGGAACGCCGTCGCCTACACGCAAGTGGATAACCTCCCGCTAATCCAAATCGCCTCCGTAACCGGCCTCTACGGCGTCAGCTTCGTCGTCGCCTGGTTCGGCGCCGTCGTCAACTGGGTATGGGAAAACGGCTTCGATTGGAACAGGGTAAAACGGGGCGTAATAACGTACGCGGTAATAGTGGCCGGCGTTATGCTGTTCGGCGGCGTCCGCCTCGCCGTTACCCGGGCCGACGAAACGGTACGCGTCGCCGGCATCACCGCACGGCCCTTTTTCCTGTCGGAACATCCCGAGCTGTGGGAACCGCTGCTCGCGGGCCACCCCTTCGACGACGACGAGACGGCCGCCTTCCGCACCGAAAACGCGGCTATAAACGACGACCTCTTCGCGCGGAGCCGACGAGAGGCCCGGGCGGGCGCTAAAATAGTTATATGGGGCGAAGCGGGCGCCCAACTTTTGGCCTCGGAGGAAAAAGCGCTCCTCGCCCGGGGCCGGGAGCTCGCCCGGGATGAACGTATCTACCTGGGGATGGCGCTCGCGACGCTCGAGCCGGGGACCGACAAGCCGGTCACGAATAAACTCGTACTCATCGACCCCGACGGCGCGGTCGTGTGGGATTACGTGAAATCTATTCCGGTGCCGGGGCCCGAGGCCGCCATAAGCCGACACGGCGACGGCCGCTTGCCGACGCTCGATACCGCGTACGGCCGTCTGGCCGGGGCCATTTGCTACGATATGGACTTCCCGGCGATGGTCCGCCAGGCGGGCCGCGCCGGGGCGGACATAATGCTCGTCCCGGCCCACGATTGGCGCGAGCTGGGCGACCTGCACGCCGACCTCGCCGTCTTTCGCGCCGTCGAGAACGGCTTTTCGCTCTTCCGGCCCGACAACGACGGCGTATCCGTCGCGGCCGACTACCTGGGCCGGACCGTCGCGAGAACGGATTACTTCGCCGGCGAGGACCCGGTAATAGTCGCCCATTTGCCGACGCGCGGCGTATGGACGCCCTATCCGCACATAGCCGACGTCTTCGCCTGGCTGGTCGCAGCGTTATTCGCGGTTTTAGTCGTCCAGGCATTTCGCCGAAAGCGGGAAATTCCCGAAAAATAG
- a CDS encoding APC family permease, with protein sequence MTTGKKSLGFWPVVAIGVGGMVGGGIFAVLGLAVQMAAGGTPIAFALAGVIALITAYSYARLAVAYPHGAGTVAYLDRAFGHGYFTGSANVLLWLSYIVTLSLYAYAFGSYGASFFSASAQPLFKHVFISAVVILMTALNLLGAQVIGKAEVWIVVFKMAILSLFAVVGLWGINSAGFAPATWAGGRQIVAGGMVIFVAYEGFELIANAAADTRDAARTIPRALFSAVGFVIFLYILIAFVTLGNLPVAKIVAAKDYALAVAAEPFLGKPGFALIAVAALASTASAINATLYGVTRMSYVIAKDGELPAVLEKKIWKKPLGGLLISAALTLAIANLFDLSRIATIGSAGFLIIFAAVNAANIRLRKYTRSTTWLPALGILLCLGAMGALIWETAKLEPRTIWVLVGLVGAAFGIEAAYRWGKGRTIKL encoded by the coding sequence TTGACGACCGGAAAAAAATCCCTCGGTTTCTGGCCCGTCGTCGCCATCGGCGTCGGCGGGATGGTGGGCGGCGGCATCTTCGCGGTATTGGGGCTGGCGGTCCAGATGGCGGCCGGCGGGACGCCGATAGCGTTCGCGTTGGCCGGCGTTATCGCGCTCATTACGGCCTATTCCTACGCCCGGCTCGCGGTCGCGTACCCCCACGGCGCGGGGACCGTGGCGTACCTGGACCGCGCGTTCGGCCACGGGTACTTTACCGGGTCCGCGAACGTGCTGCTGTGGCTCAGCTACATCGTCACCCTCTCGCTGTACGCGTACGCCTTCGGCAGCTACGGCGCGAGCTTCTTCTCGGCCTCCGCCCAGCCCTTATTCAAACACGTTTTTATCAGCGCCGTCGTAATTTTAATGACGGCCCTGAACCTCCTCGGCGCCCAGGTTATAGGTAAGGCCGAGGTATGGATCGTCGTCTTTAAAATGGCCATCCTCTCACTCTTCGCCGTCGTAGGCCTGTGGGGCATCAACAGCGCCGGCTTCGCGCCCGCCACCTGGGCCGGTGGCCGGCAAATAGTCGCCGGCGGCATGGTCATCTTCGTCGCGTACGAGGGTTTCGAGCTCATCGCCAACGCCGCCGCCGACACCAGGGATGCCGCCCGAACCATCCCCCGCGCCCTCTTCTCCGCCGTCGGCTTCGTTATCTTTTTATACATCCTCATAGCCTTCGTAACGTTGGGCAACCTGCCCGTCGCCAAGATCGTGGCGGCCAAGGACTACGCGCTCGCCGTAGCGGCGGAGCCGTTCCTCGGTAAACCGGGCTTCGCCCTTATTGCGGTGGCGGCGCTGGCCTCCACCGCCTCCGCCATCAACGCCACGCTCTACGGCGTTACCCGTATGAGTTACGTCATCGCCAAAGACGGCGAGCTCCCGGCGGTATTGGAGAAGAAGATCTGGAAAAAACCGCTCGGGGGATTGCTAATATCGGCCGCCCTCACGCTGGCCATCGCAAACCTCTTCGACCTCTCCCGGATCGCCACCATCGGGAGCGCGGGTTTTCTAATCATCTTCGCCGCCGTCAACGCGGCCAACATCCGCTTGCGCAAATATACGCGCAGCACGACGTGGCTGCCGGCGTTGGGCATCCTCCTATGTCTGGGCGCGATGGGAGCGCTTATATGGGAGACGGCGAAGCTCGAGCCTCGCACCATCTGGGTCCTCGTCGGCCTGGTGGGCGCCGCGTTCGGCATCGAGGCCGCCTACCGTTGGGGTAAGGGCAGAACGATTAAATTGTAA
- the rsmH gene encoding 16S rRNA (cytosine(1402)-N(4))-methyltransferase RsmH has protein sequence MVTVWEDVAISALAVSPEAGAAEPRHQAAMAAEVAKAAVRRYGGVCVDATVGGGGHAAKLLEVLPPDNIYVGLDLDADALARARRCLAPFGSRVVLHNVSFVKLAEVAAPYAGRVTNVLFDLGLSSEQLADETRGFSFKAAGPLNMRFDGDPSELTAAEVVNTFDEKNLADIIHELGEERRARAVARAIVSRRARLPFEDAGDLAEVVARAAGGRRGRIHPATRTFQALRIFVNDELGALEAALPMAVGISAPGARVFVIAYHSLEDRVVKRFFRASAAVGELRLVTPKPQRPSAAEVRRNRRSRSARLRIAEKV, from the coding sequence ATGGTTACCGTTTGGGAAGACGTCGCTATTTCCGCGCTCGCCGTGAGTCCCGAGGCGGGCGCCGCGGAACCGCGCCACCAGGCCGCGATGGCGGCGGAGGTGGCTAAAGCGGCCGTGCGGCGGTACGGCGGCGTATGCGTCGACGCCACGGTGGGGGGCGGCGGCCACGCCGCGAAGCTCCTGGAGGTTTTACCTCCCGATAATATCTACGTCGGTCTGGACCTCGACGCCGACGCGTTGGCGCGTGCGCGACGGTGCCTCGCTCCCTTCGGTTCGCGCGTGGTTTTGCACAACGTTTCTTTCGTCAAGCTGGCTGAAGTGGCGGCGCCGTACGCGGGCCGCGTGACCAACGTGTTGTTCGACCTCGGCCTCTCGAGCGAACAACTCGCGGACGAGACCCGGGGTTTTTCTTTCAAAGCGGCCGGCCCCCTCAATATGCGCTTCGACGGCGACCCGTCGGAGTTGACCGCGGCCGAGGTTGTAAACACGTTTGACGAGAAAAATTTAGCGGACATAATCCACGAGCTGGGGGAGGAGCGGCGTGCGCGTGCCGTCGCCCGCGCCATAGTAAGCCGGCGTGCGCGGCTTCCATTCGAAGACGCCGGCGACCTCGCCGAGGTGGTGGCCCGGGCGGCGGGCGGCCGCCGCGGCCGCATCCACCCCGCGACGCGGACGTTCCAGGCTTTGCGGATATTCGTGAACGACGAGCTGGGCGCGCTCGAGGCGGCTTTGCCGATGGCGGTGGGGATATCGGCGCCCGGGGCGCGCGTGTTCGTAATCGCGTACCATTCGCTGGAGGACCGGGTCGTCAAGAGGTTTTTCCGGGCGTCGGCCGCCGTGGGCGAATTGCGGCTCGTGACGCCCAAGCCGCAGCGGCCTTCCGCGGCGGAGGTGCGCCGCAACCGGCGGAGCCGCAGCGCGCGCCTACGCATAGCGGAGAAGGTTTAA
- a CDS encoding mechanosensitive ion channel domain-containing protein — translation MLNIIAALRGAAGVSGAAVEKQDKPISVTHTLGAMLGKIGELAGGYELTETGKAILPGLLFTAIATAVLVLLLQGFRRVFPLVYAKLESWRDTRIRAIQFQRLVLLSSDRATHLLIIAAKTARLVLTVTALFIYVLLASSFFNVTRAAGAKIYHFIAMPISAAVRAFVSYVPELLFICLVIVITFYFSKLVKFAFGALNSGMISLRGFHREWAWPTYQIVRFFIIIAAAIIILPFIPGSDSGAFKGISVFVGLVFTLGSTSAVANAVAGVVLTYMRPFKLGDRVKIADTVGDVVEKTILVTRVRTIKNVEITVPNAMVLANHIINFSADAKGRGLILHTQVTIGYDAPWRRVHEALIAAARATPDILEEPAPFILQTALDDFYVRYELNAYTKKPNLMAGIYSDLHQNIQDKCNEAGIEITSPHYSALRDGNAAAVPPDYLPHDYHSPSFKIAPGDVLNKITRRPEPDGPASDT, via the coding sequence GTGTTGAATATAATCGCGGCCTTGCGAGGCGCCGCGGGGGTTTCCGGCGCCGCCGTCGAGAAACAGGACAAGCCGATTTCCGTTACCCACACCCTTGGCGCGATGTTGGGTAAAATCGGCGAACTGGCCGGCGGGTACGAGTTAACCGAAACCGGTAAAGCGATATTACCAGGGTTGCTCTTTACGGCTATCGCCACGGCCGTACTCGTTTTATTGCTTCAAGGCTTCCGCAGAGTATTCCCGCTCGTCTACGCCAAACTCGAGTCCTGGCGCGACACCCGAATCCGGGCGATACAATTTCAACGCCTCGTCCTCCTCAGTTCCGACCGGGCCACCCACTTGCTCATAATCGCGGCCAAAACGGCCCGGCTCGTTTTAACCGTGACGGCGTTATTTATCTACGTCCTGCTCGCCTCCAGTTTCTTCAACGTTACGCGCGCCGCCGGGGCGAAAATCTACCACTTCATCGCCATGCCGATTTCGGCCGCCGTGCGGGCGTTCGTTTCCTACGTCCCGGAACTCCTATTCATCTGCCTCGTAATAGTCATCACCTTCTATTTTTCGAAACTCGTCAAGTTCGCGTTCGGCGCCCTCAACAGCGGGATGATAAGCCTCCGGGGGTTCCATCGGGAATGGGCCTGGCCTACTTATCAAATCGTCCGCTTCTTCATTATAATCGCCGCCGCCATAATAATACTCCCGTTCATCCCGGGTTCCGACTCGGGCGCGTTTAAAGGCATATCGGTTTTCGTCGGCCTCGTTTTCACTCTCGGTTCTACCTCGGCCGTCGCGAACGCGGTGGCCGGCGTCGTCTTGACGTATATGCGGCCCTTCAAACTCGGCGACCGCGTAAAAATCGCCGACACCGTCGGCGACGTCGTCGAAAAAACGATACTGGTAACCAGGGTTCGGACGATAAAAAACGTCGAAATTACGGTCCCGAACGCGATGGTCCTGGCAAACCACATTATCAACTTCAGCGCGGACGCCAAAGGCCGGGGGTTAATCCTCCATACCCAGGTTACCATCGGCTACGACGCGCCGTGGCGCCGGGTCCACGAAGCCCTTATCGCCGCGGCCCGGGCCACGCCTGATATCCTGGAGGAACCGGCGCCCTTCATCCTCCAAACGGCGTTGGACGACTTCTACGTCCGCTACGAACTTAACGCCTATACCAAAAAGCCCAACCTTATGGCGGGCATATACTCCGACCTCCACCAGAATATCCAGGACAAATGCAACGAGGCCGGCATCGAAATAACGTCGCCGCATTATTCCGCCCTGCGCGACGGCAACGCCGCGGCCGTCCCCCCCGACTACCTACCCCACGACTACCATTCCCCCTCGTTTAAAATAGCGCCTGGGGACGTCCTGAATAAAATAACACGGCGCCCGGAGCCGGACGGGCCGGCGTCCGACACCTAA
- a CDS encoding GNAT family N-acetyltransferase: protein MEYRVYDAGRDQAAVHRIWREVGWIEPGDKKQGHGLDIFISCGRALVADVAGEAECMVSTAPGDLRYLDEDLPFSCVTAVTTGHVARKRGLAGRLTAEAVAADAAAGALVSGLGMFEQGYYDRLGFGSGGYGHWLYFDPAHLTVDLEPALPRRITVDDWEEVHANRLQRVRAHGSCNLTPPEFTRAEMIWSKNGFGLGYESGDGGELGHHVWLSAESGEAGPYYVQWLAYRDARQFLELMALIKSLGDQVRLVKIIEPPGIQLQDLLHRPFQLRNATRKSKFENTMRALAYWQMRILDLPACLARTKLPGDELRFNLVLSDPIADLLPAEAPWRGVAGDYVVTLGPSSGAEGGLEPSLPTLTASVNAFTRMWLGVRPATGLAVTDDLAGPRSLLEALDALLRLPDPKPDWDF from the coding sequence ATGGAATACCGCGTTTACGACGCCGGAAGGGACCAGGCCGCCGTCCACCGCATTTGGCGAGAGGTCGGTTGGATCGAGCCCGGAGACAAAAAACAAGGCCACGGGCTGGATATCTTCATCTCCTGCGGCCGGGCGCTCGTCGCCGACGTCGCCGGCGAGGCCGAGTGTATGGTTTCGACCGCGCCCGGAGATTTGCGTTATCTCGACGAGGACCTCCCGTTCTCGTGCGTCACGGCCGTCACGACCGGCCACGTCGCCCGCAAACGGGGCCTGGCCGGAAGGCTGACCGCCGAAGCGGTCGCCGCGGACGCCGCGGCCGGCGCGCTGGTCTCCGGCCTGGGGATGTTCGAGCAGGGCTACTACGACCGGCTTGGCTTCGGCTCCGGCGGATACGGCCACTGGTTATACTTCGACCCGGCGCATCTAACGGTGGACCTAGAACCCGCCCTCCCTCGCCGCATCACGGTCGACGATTGGGAAGAGGTACATGCCAACCGCTTACAGCGAGTTCGCGCCCACGGTTCGTGCAACCTGACGCCGCCGGAGTTCACCCGGGCGGAAATGATATGGTCAAAAAACGGATTCGGCCTGGGGTACGAAAGCGGGGACGGAGGGGAACTCGGCCACCACGTATGGCTATCGGCGGAATCGGGTGAAGCCGGACCGTACTACGTACAATGGCTCGCGTACCGGGACGCCCGGCAATTTCTCGAGCTAATGGCCCTCATCAAAAGCCTGGGCGACCAGGTCCGCCTCGTAAAGATAATCGAGCCGCCCGGCATCCAATTACAAGATCTCTTGCACCGGCCTTTCCAACTCCGCAATGCGACGCGCAAATCTAAATTCGAGAATACGATGCGGGCCCTGGCCTACTGGCAGATGCGGATCCTGGATTTACCGGCGTGCCTGGCCCGAACGAAACTGCCGGGGGACGAGTTGCGTTTCAACCTGGTGCTGTCCGACCCCATCGCGGACCTTCTGCCGGCGGAGGCGCCGTGGCGCGGCGTCGCCGGCGACTACGTCGTAACGCTGGGACCCTCGTCGGGGGCGGAGGGCGGCCTAGAGCCGTCGCTTCCCACCCTTACGGCTTCGGTAAACGCGTTTACGCGGATGTGGCTGGGCGTCCGGCCCGCGACGGGCCTGGCCGTCACCGACGATCTGGCCGGGCCGCGCTCGCTCCTGGAGGCGTTGGACGCCTTACTCCGGCTCCCCGACCCCAAACCCGATTGGGATTTCTAA
- a CDS encoding DOMON domain-containing protein, giving the protein MRNRARLMVTAAASAALAFAVLTCGCNGDEDGTPPVNPDNGGSITIDRITFTWKPEGKNLNATVKAPTTGWVAVGFDPAIAMKDANLIIGYVKDGQAFIRDDYGSTLVNHKADVNGGGQDNVTNKRGKEEDGVTEIGFTIPLDSGDERDRKLVVGRTYKVLFAYGPDGADNFKSQHHVRTWTRLKI; this is encoded by the coding sequence ATGCGCAATCGCGCCAGGCTCATGGTCACGGCCGCAGCGTCGGCCGCGCTCGCGTTTGCCGTCTTAACGTGCGGTTGTAACGGCGACGAAGACGGAACGCCGCCCGTCAACCCGGATAACGGCGGCTCCATAACCATAGACAGAATAACGTTTACCTGGAAGCCGGAAGGGAAAAACCTTAACGCGACGGTGAAAGCGCCGACGACGGGATGGGTCGCCGTAGGTTTCGACCCCGCGATCGCGATGAAGGATGCTAACCTGATAATCGGCTACGTTAAAGACGGCCAAGCGTTTATACGAGACGACTACGGTTCCACGCTCGTCAACCACAAAGCCGACGTGAACGGCGGCGGCCAAGACAACGTGACGAACAAGAGGGGGAAGGAGGAAGACGGCGTAACCGAGATAGGGTTCACGATCCCGCTCGACTCGGGCGACGAACGCGACCGCAAGCTCGTCGTAGGCCGGACGTACAAGGTCCTCTTCGCGTACGGCCCCGACGGCGCCGACAACTTTAAGAGCCAACACCATGTCCGTACGTGGACGCGTTTAAAAATTTAA
- a CDS encoding NAD(P)-dependent oxidoreductase, which produces MKILITGAAGNLGSFLARYIGASGHELNLLVHRRPVPGDVARIPGAGVFRGDLGRAETLAEPLRGVDAVIHFAGVLFKPRPERFLPVTNVRYVQNVVDAALAAGVGKIILVSFPHVEGESSPDHPARGTLTGNPPSVHARTRLAAEKYLFASCDGAAAVPVVLRPGMIYGRGVLMIEAARWLSKRRLLAVWPEPTWVHLLALPDFLAAAAAAIEKPDAAGIYNLGDDGRLTLQEFLDALAKRWGYARPRRLPRWTFYVAASAVELFASAFGTRAPLTRDFVKIGMADYYGDTSRMKAELIPALQYPTLKEGFVLL; this is translated from the coding sequence ATGAAAATTCTTATAACGGGAGCTGCCGGCAATCTGGGGTCCTTCCTGGCGCGCTATATAGGGGCGTCCGGCCACGAGCTAAATTTACTGGTCCATAGAAGGCCCGTTCCCGGCGACGTCGCCCGAATACCTGGTGCCGGCGTATTCCGCGGCGACCTGGGCCGCGCCGAGACGTTGGCCGAGCCTCTCCGAGGCGTCGACGCCGTCATACATTTCGCCGGCGTCCTCTTCAAACCTCGCCCCGAGAGGTTTTTGCCGGTAACGAACGTCCGGTACGTTCAAAACGTCGTGGACGCGGCCTTGGCCGCCGGCGTCGGTAAAATTATCCTGGTCAGCTTCCCGCACGTCGAGGGCGAATCTTCCCCTGACCACCCCGCACGCGGTACGTTGACGGGAAACCCGCCGTCCGTTCACGCGCGGACCCGGCTGGCGGCGGAGAAATATCTCTTCGCTTCTTGCGACGGGGCGGCCGCCGTTCCGGTCGTGCTCCGCCCTGGGATGATTTACGGCCGCGGCGTCCTGATGATCGAGGCGGCGAGGTGGCTCTCGAAGCGGCGTCTCCTAGCCGTGTGGCCCGAGCCGACTTGGGTTCACCTCCTCGCGCTCCCGGACTTCCTGGCCGCCGCGGCCGCGGCGATAGAAAAACCCGACGCCGCCGGCATCTACAATCTCGGCGACGACGGCCGACTTACCCTACAAGAATTCCTGGACGCCTTGGCGAAACGTTGGGGATACGCCCGGCCGCGCCGCCTCCCCCGGTGGACCTTCTACGTCGCGGCGAGTGCCGTCGAACTATTCGCGTCGGCGTTCGGGACCCGGGCGCCGCTGACGCGCGACTTCGTAAAAATAGGGATGGCGGACTATTACGGCGATACGTCGCGGATGAAGGCGGAGCTCATCCCCGCGTTGCAATACCCGACGCTCAAAGAAGGGTTCGTCCTATTGTAG
- the mraZ gene encoding division/cell wall cluster transcriptional repressor MraZ, with translation MQEFDDKREVGVDLGRWSFGFNGQYRHSLDEKGRLSVPANFRRDAAGNAIGRFKLTVGFERCLFLFPAEYWQAVVEPQLLELPIMERQARLVTRMLLSRAADCEPDRQGRVMVPAPLREYAGLGAEAIVNGMYNRVELWSVDRWLAYEAEAVAAFEDMAARYRIKF, from the coding sequence ATGCAGGAATTCGACGACAAACGGGAAGTAGGCGTGGACTTAGGCCGTTGGTCTTTCGGGTTCAACGGCCAATACCGCCACTCACTCGACGAGAAGGGCCGGCTCAGCGTCCCGGCGAACTTCCGTCGCGACGCCGCCGGCAACGCCATCGGCCGGTTCAAACTTACGGTCGGCTTCGAGCGTTGCCTGTTCCTTTTCCCCGCGGAATACTGGCAAGCGGTCGTCGAGCCCCAACTCCTCGAACTCCCCATTATGGAACGCCAGGCCCGGCTCGTAACGAGGATGTTGCTGAGCCGCGCCGCCGATTGCGAGCCGGACCGCCAGGGGCGCGTTATGGTCCCGGCGCCGTTGCGGGAGTACGCCGGCCTCGGCGCGGAAGCCATCGTTAACGGCATGTACAACCGCGTCGAGCTTTGGAGCGTCGACCGCTGGTTGGCGTACGAGGCGGAGGCCGTCGCGGCCTTCGAGGATATGGCCGCCCGCTATAGGATTAAATTCTAA